aaatttagtcatttcttccttatcccatttccaacaaaccctgaaaatttcatcaaaatctgtccataactttttgagttatgttgcacactaacggacagacaaacaaacaaacagacaaacaaacaaacagacaaacaaacaaaccctggcaaaaacataacctccttggcggaggtaaaaattagttcatagtgtttgttgTGCTAAttgtatatgaagtactaataccaaaaataccagattCGTGAAATACTTATGGAGGAAAACGATTTCATTTCCTGTTAAAAATAGCCTTAAAACCATTTTATCCAACTTACTTTAATGTAATTCTCAGATAAATAGTGCACATGAAAAACACTAGGGCAGGAGTATTCTATTAAAAATCACTGAGGTCCAGTTATTAAAATTTCCTGCAAGTAAAATGCCCAAACCGAAGTCCAACTTGTGTCTTTGTGCCTTCCCCTATGTCCAGATTTTCATAGGGTTTCAATATTTATTGTCAATTTTCAGTGCAGGGATTGTTTAACAGAGTGCACAGCTAGATCTTTTACCACAAGTAAAAGTAGTCCCAGGCAAATACACTGAAGGCCTTTATTTCAGATTAAAGAAAACACAAACCTCagtacaaaatatataaaaaagtgTAAACACAGGTGAATAAGCTCTTTGCCTCAAAACAGGCTAATAATAGATAGGTAAAGTCTTCTACTGACTTCCACGTTTGTTgaatagcgacagaattccttccacacctccacctgttgtttcggccctgtaacacccactcatgCACGGGCCgtggtacgtgcttgtgaatacaacatctgcaggaaaggtgtgaacgtatccaaatACTGTACAGACTTGGGTATGCAGTGTGAAATcaccttaaaaaaacaacagttttccgCATCAACTTTCCTTGTTTTGGAGTGAGACATGCTGTCATCACAGTTTCTTCCTCTCTGCtctggggcctgtttcacaaaactaggataagggattaaaccaggatatgttggctatcctggctcaacttatccatgatccggtttcacaaaagcagaataggggaaagcaggatatgttttgatataagttaccatgaagatttagtctgtggagctagcctggtccagaccaggctaagttccaggatttattttatctcatccctcatctcagtcaacagtcacTACGAATGGAAACCAAAAGTTATTCTACTGCCCATTaaacaatggaatcacagtaactagacccactgtcagtatagaaacatttgtgattattaatttcaataattttacataaatgatgattttagatgattttgccatcattaaatcagttcagttcaattgtgttttttcagacatttcaaacattagacatttatgcagatacaatttttaaaaactaaagagtctgtaaaggaataggttgaagcctaagatcattctgctgacccccccattcatatcaccaaacacaattaaataaaatagataccaatgcctttagcttagtaacaatagaaacaacaaaaaactaaacaattcaatagtttgagtggaaaaatgaacattcacattcttcatatattttcatgacatttaaacatagttttaaacataaatagtgttgtacagtctttgaactcaggatataacttgttccaaacattttctccaacacacagactaaatgtgttcatatttgttctaacagaaggtttattgaacacatgacttcctctgaaattagaaataatttcccatattttaatcaagctctgaatatgaacaggcaactgatttttaaaaatttcaacatgaattgttttgttttaaagtggactaagttacagaactttaaaacttttaatttgatcataaactgatgtgtgttCCCTATTGGACACTTGattgatcagtggtattggccttttccgaataatgttgattggatttgtattagttctgtcagtattcacccacacctccatgcactacaacatcttcacttcttttgtatagttattccaaggaatttgattacattgaccctttcagtctgtgtattatttatacttagataactgacagtttccggtagactatatatgtcatataaatataaacacacaaagagtaacatgatgttcgtttattgaataaggatcaatcaaagcaaGTAAAACCATCCGCTcttttaaaactgaagtcacacagtgactgtacaagatagaaagaacagaaccaaagcatgatagaacagaagaataaatacacatttaaaggtagaacacagcccacatgtctgcacactgaaagaaatacacgtctgtacactgaaagaaatgcaagacaaatccataggtaacaaatgaacagacaaatgaatggatgcagtagcttccctgcaacacagtacacacagtaaacacatagtacagtatacatacagtataaatacagtatacacacagtatgtaacacaaacatcaaaacaggccaaatcaatttaaattgaataacaaaaaaaaaaaacaaacacaaattccTCTACCCCAGCAGGACATATTTACCTTAAATCATGCacgtgaactaaaataattgaacacatattggtccctggCCAGCTGCccactgcggtcatcagggaagatggcaggattgtcccagtccatgtgtgatgcactttttttttttttttttgggggggctccctccctccctctccttcctcaggccacattgtggaggacagtacaggccacagtgatgtcacatgacctcaaagggctgacccttaagtggtgaagacagtgaaagcattccttcaggaggtcaaaggtcatttggatcctggtccttgtcctggtatggacatgactgtaggcctgctgtggttcctgggggtctgtgtatggtgtcaggagaaaaggatggtaggtagacccactgtccaccagaaacacaccagacaattcacctgtcgacacaaaacctcagcatcacaacctcagaaacacagtgacattctggacacagatctgatgtaaaCAGTGGTAGTTAACAGAGGCTGTGTGGCTCACCTTGCGATCGGcactgacagattccagaggtccaatagactcaggagtcatggaccgagccagaaccagaccactgagatACAACACTGATGAaacagtcagcatggaccatctgaaatgataagatgaagaatattaaaccaaacaatgaacaatcacaaacaatgaacagtgttcatgaacccataaaggcccagcactactttaatgtcagttcacaaatgaattttctctatatctaacctttcttaagtgattcatttccatttattataatattatcttctgtagtttgtattttatcagtataaatcagatattttcctatatttaattaactgatcatgtagatgttcattaaagctcagattaaagttgatggttcttctattagaaacagatcaaactgaataaacagtgtctttttcagtccaatctctcattaactgaacataaacccagtgtgtccatccactgtcatggatctaactccatgggttttactggtgaatcattgtagaagatgacggtgtttccacgttcactacggagcctctgaacatccaaatgggtcatatctgatgaccatgaagagatgaagaactgtattttacactaattattgacatggattaataggattagtggatcaacagggattaaacagtttagatcagtagtgactgatgtttgggtctttatgggttaattaacaatatcaaagtcatgaatcatgataagataaaacaaggtaagtttatttatcccaaaggtaaattcacttAAGTCAGTTAActcatctatttatcagagttcttcagtctgatgcagttacatttccacagtttcactcacatctacagttagtttaacttacaatttcacaactccgttttcacagatgttcattaactCTTTGGGTTataattgtgatggtttcagtggaacagtcagtgtgtgtttgtgaactacTTACTCATTCAGGCTGTCTGTAATCCTTCGCCACgctgtctctggttgtttttgtaactgtggcggtgttgtgtttctttttgattcgctcctttacttcctcgttagccaaaatgaggagttttgcatACGATGGGGTAAAGTCCGCTGCTGTAGTTAccatggtgaatcggtgaatctgtgatcgatgtcggGGTCTACTGAAGAAGCCGGGTGCGCGCACTTATCTaggatgagttccacctgctgatgaatccgtgtccgttcatcctggcttggtctttgtgaaaccgattaagcctggactcccatgtttggattcgttgaacgcggcttagtcagtcatcctggatgacggaatcctagtttcgTGAAACAGGCCCCAGGTGTGTGTGCCACGCAGAGTAAACAAACGATTTGATTGGCTCATCTGAGTGAAGCTGTTGTCGTATTAACTGGAGTAGCAGCACCTGCTGTCTATAGCCGCCACTTTCGGAAAAAATACTAAATGAAAATGATCTATTCTCATGAATTTATCAGATTGGTCAAAGGTTCGGACCGAGGTCTTCCATTTGGTGATGCCTGCACTAGGGGCTGGCtggaccatgcagaggagaatcaggGCTGGCTTGACCACAGTCTTAGTTTGTGACTGAAACAAtgttccaaataaaacatattaccGACGTCCCAGAGCTAGCCCTGCGGCTAATGCAgaagtgtttactaagtgtttgactgagctaccaacagccactGTAGTAAAATACAATGTTCAGTGCAAATGTATGTAGAAAATTAGCATTCTACACCTGTCTAGAAGGAAGACGGCCAACTCCAgatttgttttctttccttttaactcccttagttctctccatCAGTTCAAAGcaatgcagaggtttactggtgtttttgccagctttctgccagtccagctccagttccagtgtccaccattacaacaaaataaatccaagaaatccctttgtttaggaaaaaggacagatcttactcttCACTCGTTCAGCTTACTTCTCACTGCTAAACTCTGCCGGTgggtgtggtgttgtcatagtgatgtaagtctgccgtaaatcagtccagtcttttccaacccgaccagggaagctggaaatagcatttggataAAACCTGTtgtggtgctgataatctcattttaaactgCAGACTACAgtcaggcatatatataaaaatgagactttttcaaggtCACATAGAACGTGTGCACAGGACCTTGAAAGATGTTCAACCAAGTCTTCTTACTTTTGACACTCCAGATTCAGTCTTTTACTGTTGAAGTTTTCTGCTCTGGGTTGGCCCTTGGTCGATTCTTCTCAGCAGATCCCCTCTGCCTCAGAAAAATCAGTGGACGTTCCTTCATTCTTCTTCTTGAGTCTGCTCAGTGGCATTCTGGTCGATGGCGTTCTGCTCCGGCAAAAACACAGtagaattaaacacactttacTGTAATGTTATCTGTACAGCATTTCTGTTGGGAAATCAAACTGAGCAgctgttactatggaaacaacAGCTGAATATTCAGTATAAAATCATGAAATGTGGACTGCACCTGAATTTGATTTTTCCAAGTTTCACAACTGAAATATTAAACCATAAATCCTGTACAATTCtattataaatatattataaagACTAACTTGTGAGTGTCTTTGAGTTCCTTTCCCGCTTCCTCATCTTCATTCTTCTCATGGTCACTGTGAGAAAGACTGAAACATGAAGAAAGGTCCAAGTTCAGCATGTGTCAGTgatgtatctgtgtgtggtgttaaacatCTGTCTCAGTGAATCACCCAAgttaataattataaaaaatggACACTGAGTTGAAATATGAAAAGTAccatttcacatgttttttgtacaAAGATGTGATGacgacagcaacaacaacagcaccagcacagaccagaaccacagacacaATGATCCTGGTCAAACCTgtgagaaaaagaggaaaaaaccctTTAACATTTACAAAGTAACAACATAACAGAAGAGTTAGTGGTCTGAGTCCATGTGGACTGAACTTACTGTCATCACTGTCACTGGGTGAACGTTCCTCATCAAAacctggggaaaaaaacacaaaccatgaAAAGAAACTAATCATCAGACTATAAGTGTGTGTCTTTGAAAACATTTCTTACCAGGAATGGTTGTAAACACCTCTGTCTCAGAACCAAAGGCCAGTCGGACTGAACATCTAACTCTAGTACTGGTTCTGTGCAGACCTGACAGTACAGCTGTAGTGTTGACCGTCACTGTACCGTTAGTGTTGGGGACTCTGACGGTACTGGTGTGTGAAAAGTTTTGTCCCTGGACACTCAGAGTGACAGTGGGAGCAGGTCGaccagtggctgaacaggacacaaTGAACTCTGCAGTAGAGGACGATTTACTGACATGTAGAACAGGTTCATTCAGCTCTGCAAGGAAAACACATGAACATACATGAGTGGGTTCAAGAGCAGGAATTTCCACTGATAtcgaagaaaagaaacacacattCAATGATGCAGGAAGGTTTTTACCATAGATCTGGAGGCAGGTTTTGCAGATGATAGCCCCCTGGTGTTGGATGTTAAACAGACAGTTATAACATCCTTCATCCTGCTGGTTCACATTCTTGATAATTATGGTGCTGTTCTGCAGTCCAGCATCTTTAAACTCCACCTTGTGTCTGAACTCTGGATTCACTCTTGGACTAAAGTACTTGCTATTGGTGGCCAGATTAATCTCAGGTGAAATCTTCTGCCATGTGACTTGTACAACATCTTCAGATTTCATGAGGTGACAGTTGAGG
The sequence above is a segment of the Sphaeramia orbicularis chromosome 2, fSphaOr1.1, whole genome shotgun sequence genome. Coding sequences within it:
- the LOC115435199 gene encoding OX-2 membrane glycoprotein-like; the encoded protein is MSHQGVVCLLLWFGAFIKGVNAEVQTIAVKVGGEAFLNCHLMKSEDVVQVTWQKISPEINLATNSKYFSPRVNPEFRHKVEFKDAGLQNSTIIIKNVNQQDEGCYNCLFNIQHQGAIICKTCLQIYELNEPVLHVSKSSSTAEFIVSCSATGRPAPTVTLSVQGQNFSHTSTVRVPNTNGTVTVNTTAVLSGLHRTSTRVRCSVRLAFGSETEVFTTIPGFDEERSPSDSDDSLTRIIVSVVLVCAGAVVVAVVITSLYKKHVKCLSHSDHEKNEDEEAGKELKDTHKTPSTRMPLSRLKKKNEGTSTDFSEAEGIC